A region from the Takifugu rubripes chromosome 22, fTakRub1.2, whole genome shotgun sequence genome encodes:
- the LOC101079855 gene encoding aquaporin-1, whose amino-acid sequence MQPVAVVYEYTHVSELQPTTRTPANMRELKSKDFWRAVLAELVGMTLFIFLSISTAIGNKNNSNPDQEVKVSLAFGLAIATLAQSLGHISGAHLNPAVTLGMLASCQISVFKAVMYIVAQMLGSALASGIVFGTRPSDNEALGLNSLSGVTPSQGVGIELLATFQLVLCVIAVTDKRRRDVTGSAPLAIGLSVCLGHLAAISYTGCGINPARSFGPALILNDFTNHWVYWVGPMCGGVAAALIYDFLLAPKYDDFPERMKVLVSGPVGDYDVNGGNDNTTVEMTSK is encoded by the exons ATGCagcctgttgctgttgtttatgAGTACACACACGTTTCAGAGCTCCAACCAACCACCAGAACTCCTGCCAACATGAGAGAGTTGAAGAGCAAGGACTTCTGGAGGGCCGTTCTGGCCGAGTTGGTCGGGATGACCCTCTTCATTTTCCTCAGCATCTCCACAGCTATTGGGAACAAGAACAACAGCAACCCCGACCAGGAGGTGAAGGTGTCTCTGGCCTTTGGACTTGCCATTGCCACATTGGCCCAGAGCTTAGGGCACATCAGCGGAGCCCACCTGAATCCTGCGGTGACCCTGGGAATGCTCGCCAGCTGCCAGATCAGTGTGTTCAAGGCAGTCATGTACATCGTGGCCCAGATGCTGGGCTCGGCCCTCGCGAGTGGTATCGTGTTTGGAACCCGTCCATCTGACAACGAAGCGCTGGGACTCAACTCT CTCAGTGGCGTCACTCCCAGTCAAGGCGTAGGCATTGAGCTGCTGGCAACCTTCCAGCTTGTGCTGTGCGTTATTGCCGTCACTGATAAAAGGCGGCGTGATGTCACCGGCTCTGCACCCTTGGCCATTGGCCTCTCAGTGTGCTTGGGGCACTTGGCAGCg ATCAGCTACACGGGATGCGGCATCAATCCCGCTCGCTCCTTCGGCCCCGCTTTGATCCTGAACGATTTCACAAACCACTGG GTGTACTGGGTGGGGCCTATGTGCGGCGGGGTGGCGGCAGCCCTCATATACGATTTCCTGCTTGCACCCAAATATGACGACTTCCCCGAACGCATGAAGGTCCTGGTCAGCGGGCCGGTGGGCGACTACGACGTCAACGGGGGCAACGACAACACCACAGTGGAGATGACATCAAAATAG
- the usp14 gene encoding ubiquitin carboxyl-terminal hydrolase 14 isoform X1: MYLVMLATLTVNVKWGKEKFDAVELNTEEPPMVFKAQLFALTGVQPDRQKVMVKGGTLKDDEWGNIKLKNGMTLLMMGSAEALPEEPAVRPMFVEDMTEEQLASAMELPCGLANLGNTCYMNATVQCLRSVPELKTALRRYSGALRSTGANAPSDYITAALRDLYETMDKTSSSLPPIILLQFVHMAFPQFAEKGDQGQYLQQDANECWLQMMRVLQQKLEPLESATPMETDSEGSAASACTKKNLIEQYFGVEFETTMKCTESEDEEPIKGKESQLQLSCFINQEVKYLATGLRLRLQEEITKMSATLDRNALYIKSSKLSRLPGYLTVQMVRFFYKEKEAVNAKVLKDVKFPLMLDVYELCTSELQEKMLTIRSRFKEVEDKKLEKQQQKVMQRPDGAKEVKYEPFSFPDDMGSNNSGYYDLQAVLTHQGRSSSSGHYVGWVKRKEDEWFKFDDDKVSVVTAEDILRLSGGGDWHIAYVLLYGPRRLEILEE; this comes from the exons ATGTATCTTGTAATGCTGGCTACGCTAACAG TGAATGTGAAATGGGGCAAAGAGAAGTTTGATGCGGTAGAACTAAACACTGAGGAGCCACCCATGGTGTTCAAGGCTCAGCTCTTTGCCCTGACAGGAGTTCAGCCCGACAGACAGAAGGTCATGGTGAAGGGAGGCACCCTGAAG GATGATGAGTGGGGcaacattaaattaaaaaat GGAATGACTCTGCTGATGATGGGCTCGGCTGAGGCCCTGCCCGAGGAGCCTGCTGTCAGGCCAATGTTTGTGGAAGACAtgactgaggagcagctggccTCAGCT ATGGAGCTCCCTTGCGGGCTGGCGAACCTGGGGAACACCTGTTACATGAACGCCACAGTACAGTGCCTGCGGTCCGTGCCAGAGCTCAAGACTGCACTCAGGAG GTACTCGGGAGCCCTGCGATCCACAGGAGCAAACGCGCCATCAGATTATATCACGGCAGCTCTTCGTGACTTGTACGAGACCATGGACAAGACCTCCTCGAGCCTCCCGCCTATCATCTTACTGCAGTTCGTCCACATGGCCTTTCCACAGTTTGCTGAGAAGGGCGACCAGGGCCAGTacctgcagcag GATGCTAATGAGTGCTGGCTGCAGATGATGAGAGTGCTTCAGCAGAAGTTGGAACCACTTGAGTCGGCTACTCCCATGGAG ACAGACTCTGAAGGCAGCGCTGCTTCTGCCTGTACGAAGAAGAACCTAATCGAACAGTATTTCGGCGTAGAATTTGAAACGAC CATGAAGTGCACAGAGTCTGAGGATGAAGAGCCAATCAAAGGCAAGGAAAGCCAGCTTCAGCTCAGCTGCTTCATCAACCAGGAAGTCAAATATCTGGCAACAGGCTTGAGGCTG AGACTGCAGGAGGAAATCACAAAAATGTCTGCCACCTTGGACAGAAACGCCCTGTATATAAAATCT tcGAAACTGAGCCGTCTCCCAGGTTACCTGACTGTTCAGATGGTTCGATTTTTCTATAAAGAGAAAGAAGCTGTCAATGCAAAAGTCCTCAAG GACGTCAAGTTCCCGCTCATGTTGGACGTTTATGAGCTGTGCACCAGCGAGCTTCAGGAGAAAATGCTGACCATCAGGTCCAGGTTTAAGGAAGTCGAGgacaagaagctggagaagcagcagcaaaaa GTGATGCAGAGGCCAGACGGAGCCAAGGAGGTGAAATACGAACCCTTTTCCTTCCCGGACG ATATGGGCTCCAACAACAGCGGCTACTACGACCTCCAGGCCGTCCTGACGCACCAAGGCCGCTCCAGCTCCTCGGGCCATTACGTGGGATGGGTCAAGAGGAAAGAAG ACGAATGGTTCAAGTTCGACGACGACAAAGTGAGCGTGGTGACCGCCGAGGACATCCTGCGACTGTCGGGGGGCGGAGACTGGCACATAGCCTACGTTCTACTGTATGGCCCCCGGCGGCTGGAAATACTTGAAGAGTAG
- the thoc1 gene encoding THO complex subunit 1, translating to MSPSLFNFVEAKDKFTTSAKHALTGKTGKHLVNAFNQIPGSETEKKTTLDQALRGVLGDQIVEQKSSCDDYLSLIYLSIDSVTEGICSATTPFVLLGDVLDCLPLDQCDKIFSFVEENVSTWKSNSFYTAGKNYLLRMCNDLLRRLSKSQNTVFCGRIQLFLARLFPLSEKSGLNLQSQFNLDNITVFNKNEQESTLGQKNTEEKEDGMEVEEGEMGEEDAPAPCSIPIDYNLYRKFWTLQDYFRNPVQCYDKFSWMTFVKYSDETLAVFKSYKLDDMQASKRKLEDLRASGGDHVYFAKFLTSEKLMDLQLSDSNFRRHILLQYLILFQYLKGQVKFKSSGSVLNDDQAAWIEETSKLAYQLLREIPPDGDKFATMVEHILGTEENWNSWKNEGCPSFVKERTVDDKPKRPARKRQAPEDFLGKGPDRKIFMGNDELTRLWNLNHDNMDACKSESREFVPSLDDFFSEAIEQADPANMVEDEYKVVRNPNYGWRALRLLSRRSPHFFQPTNQKFKSLADYLDSMVSKLAKELPKDIPCEEIKTGEEDDDDNGDNLLKDSNDSPSMQNKMVSNQQMDDVAAKLGARWKTLATHLEMKAAELREIETDSEDVDMQAKLLLVAWQDREGNQATVENLAAALNVAGFSQMAETLSEG from the exons ATGTCGCCGTCCTTATTTAATTTTGTTGAAGCTAAAGATAAATTCACG ACGTCTGCTAAACATGCCCTCACTGGAAAAACCGGAAAACACCTGGTAAATGCTTTTAACCAGATTCCTGGGAG CGAGACAGAAAAGAAGACCACCCTTGACCAGGCACTGAGAGGGGTTCTCGGCGATCAGATT GTTGAGCAGAAGTCGAGCTGCGATGACTACTTGTCCCTCATCTACCTGAGCATCGATTCTGTAACAGAAG GGATCTGCTCTGCTACGACGCCTTTCGTCCTGTTGGGAGACGTCCTCGACTGTCTGCCTCTCGACCAGTGTGACAAAATATTCTCTTTTGTCGAGGAAAATGTATCCACCTGGAAATCG AACTCATTTTACACTGCTGGGAAAAACTACTTGTTGAGGATGTGCAATG ATCTGTTACGGAGGCTGTCCAAATCCCAGAACACTGTATTCTGCGGGCGAATCCAGCTGTTCTTGGCGCGTCTTTTCCCGTTGTCTGAAAAGTCAG GTCTCAATCTGCAGAGCCAGTTTAACCTGGACAATATCACAGTGTTCAACAAGAACGAGCAGGAGAGCACTCTAGGCCAGAAG aacacagaagaaaaagaggatgggatggaggtagaggagggggaaaTGGGGGAGGAAGATGCCCCTGCCCCTTG TTCCATCCCCATCGACTACAACTTGTACAGGAAATTCTGGACGCTGCAGGACTACTTCAGGAACCCCGTGCAGTGTTACGATAAATTCTCTTGGATGACTTTCGTTAAG TATTCAGATGAAACCTTGGCGGTTTTCAAAAGCTACAAACTGGACGACATGCAGGCGTCtaagaggaagctggaggaccTGAGAGCGTCTGGAGGGGACCACGTTTACTTTGCCAAGTTTTTAACTAGTGAGAAG CTGATGGACTTGCAGCTGAGCGACAGCAACTTCAGGCGGCACATTCTGCTGCAGTACCTCATCCTGTTCCAGTACCTGAAGGGTCAAGTCAAGTTTAAA AGCTCCGGCTCTGTTCTGAATGATGATCAGGCTGCTTGGATTGAAGAGACTTCGAAACTGGCTTATCAG CTTCTGCGGGAGATTCCTCCTGATGGAGACAAGTTTGCCACCATGGTGGAG CATATTCTTGGCACAGAGGAGAACTGGAATAGTTGGAAAAACGAAGGCTGTCCGAGCTTTGTGAAAGAAAG GACAGTGGATGACAAACCCAAAAGACCCGCCAGGAAAAGACAAGCTCCAGAGGACTTCCTGGGAAAAGGGCCAGACCGCAAGATATTTATGGGAAA tGATGAATTAACTCGACTTTGGAACCTGAACCACGACAACATGGACGCCTGCAAGTCTGAGTCCAG GGAATTTGTTCCTTCCCTTGACGACTTCTTCTCAGAGGCCATCGAGCAGGCCGACCCTGCTAACATGGTGGAGGACGAGTATAA GGTCGTGCGGAACCCAAACTATGGCTGGCGAGCTCTGAGGCTGCTTTCCAGGAGAAGTCCGCATTTCTTTCAGCCAACCAATCAGAAGTTCAAGAGCCTGGCAGATTACCTGGACAGCATGGTTAGCAAACTAGCCAAAGAGCTGCCG AAGGACATTCCCTGTGAAGAGAtcaagacaggagaggaggacgatgatgatAACGGGGACAATCTCCTCAAAGACAGCAACGACA GTCCCAGCATGCAGAACAAGATGGTGTCCAACCAGCAGATGGACGACGTGGCAGCCAAGCTGGGCGCTCGGTGGAAGACGCTGGCCACTCATCTGGAGATGAAGGCGGCCGAACTGAGGGAGATCGAGACGGACAGTGAAGATGTGGACATGCAGgccaaactgctgctggtggcctggcaggacagagaggggaacCAGGCCACCGTGGAGAACCTGGCGGCGGCTCTCAATGTCGCCGGATTCTCCCAGATGGCAGAAACCCTCAGCGAGGGTTAA
- the usp14 gene encoding ubiquitin carboxyl-terminal hydrolase 14 isoform X2, with protein MPVFTVNVKWGKEKFDAVELNTEEPPMVFKAQLFALTGVQPDRQKVMVKGGTLKDDEWGNIKLKNGMTLLMMGSAEALPEEPAVRPMFVEDMTEEQLASAMELPCGLANLGNTCYMNATVQCLRSVPELKTALRRYSGALRSTGANAPSDYITAALRDLYETMDKTSSSLPPIILLQFVHMAFPQFAEKGDQGQYLQQDANECWLQMMRVLQQKLEPLESATPMETDSEGSAASACTKKNLIEQYFGVEFETTMKCTESEDEEPIKGKESQLQLSCFINQEVKYLATGLRLRLQEEITKMSATLDRNALYIKSSKLSRLPGYLTVQMVRFFYKEKEAVNAKVLKDVKFPLMLDVYELCTSELQEKMLTIRSRFKEVEDKKLEKQQQKVMQRPDGAKEVKYEPFSFPDDMGSNNSGYYDLQAVLTHQGRSSSSGHYVGWVKRKEDEWFKFDDDKVSVVTAEDILRLSGGGDWHIAYVLLYGPRRLEILEE; from the exons ATGCCGGTTTTTACAG TGAATGTGAAATGGGGCAAAGAGAAGTTTGATGCGGTAGAACTAAACACTGAGGAGCCACCCATGGTGTTCAAGGCTCAGCTCTTTGCCCTGACAGGAGTTCAGCCCGACAGACAGAAGGTCATGGTGAAGGGAGGCACCCTGAAG GATGATGAGTGGGGcaacattaaattaaaaaat GGAATGACTCTGCTGATGATGGGCTCGGCTGAGGCCCTGCCCGAGGAGCCTGCTGTCAGGCCAATGTTTGTGGAAGACAtgactgaggagcagctggccTCAGCT ATGGAGCTCCCTTGCGGGCTGGCGAACCTGGGGAACACCTGTTACATGAACGCCACAGTACAGTGCCTGCGGTCCGTGCCAGAGCTCAAGACTGCACTCAGGAG GTACTCGGGAGCCCTGCGATCCACAGGAGCAAACGCGCCATCAGATTATATCACGGCAGCTCTTCGTGACTTGTACGAGACCATGGACAAGACCTCCTCGAGCCTCCCGCCTATCATCTTACTGCAGTTCGTCCACATGGCCTTTCCACAGTTTGCTGAGAAGGGCGACCAGGGCCAGTacctgcagcag GATGCTAATGAGTGCTGGCTGCAGATGATGAGAGTGCTTCAGCAGAAGTTGGAACCACTTGAGTCGGCTACTCCCATGGAG ACAGACTCTGAAGGCAGCGCTGCTTCTGCCTGTACGAAGAAGAACCTAATCGAACAGTATTTCGGCGTAGAATTTGAAACGAC CATGAAGTGCACAGAGTCTGAGGATGAAGAGCCAATCAAAGGCAAGGAAAGCCAGCTTCAGCTCAGCTGCTTCATCAACCAGGAAGTCAAATATCTGGCAACAGGCTTGAGGCTG AGACTGCAGGAGGAAATCACAAAAATGTCTGCCACCTTGGACAGAAACGCCCTGTATATAAAATCT tcGAAACTGAGCCGTCTCCCAGGTTACCTGACTGTTCAGATGGTTCGATTTTTCTATAAAGAGAAAGAAGCTGTCAATGCAAAAGTCCTCAAG GACGTCAAGTTCCCGCTCATGTTGGACGTTTATGAGCTGTGCACCAGCGAGCTTCAGGAGAAAATGCTGACCATCAGGTCCAGGTTTAAGGAAGTCGAGgacaagaagctggagaagcagcagcaaaaa GTGATGCAGAGGCCAGACGGAGCCAAGGAGGTGAAATACGAACCCTTTTCCTTCCCGGACG ATATGGGCTCCAACAACAGCGGCTACTACGACCTCCAGGCCGTCCTGACGCACCAAGGCCGCTCCAGCTCCTCGGGCCATTACGTGGGATGGGTCAAGAGGAAAGAAG ACGAATGGTTCAAGTTCGACGACGACAAAGTGAGCGTGGTGACCGCCGAGGACATCCTGCGACTGTCGGGGGGCGGAGACTGGCACATAGCCTACGTTCTACTGTATGGCCCCCGGCGGCTGGAAATACTTGAAGAGTAG